The genomic region CGTACCTGCTGGCGCGCGACACGGCTGGGACGGGGTGGCGGCTGGTGAAGCCGGTGGCGGTGCGCGCGGACGAGGTGAAGGTGGCGGACCTGCTGTCGGGGCTGAAGGAGCAGCGGGCGCTGTCCTTCCCGACCGACACGGCGGAGGCTCGCAGGAAGCTGGGCCTGGAGGCGCCGGTGGTGGACGCGCGCTTCACGCCGACGACCGGCGAGCCGGTGCGGGTACGCCTGTCCGCGGTGTCCGAAGACGGTGCCACGAGGGTGTACGCGCTGCGCGAGCAGGGCGCGCACGCGCTGCTGGGCGAGGTTCCCGAGCACGCGCTGACGCTGCTGGACGTGGGCGTGCCGGAGCTGAAGGACAAGCGGGTGCTGGACTTCCGTCGCGAGGACGTGAAGCGCGCGGTGTTCCACCCGGGCGGCGGCGCGGAGCCCATCACCGTGGTGAGCGTGTCCGGCACGGACGGCGGCGCCGGGGTGTGGGAGGTGGAGTCTCCGAAGCGCGGCAAGGCGCAGCACTTCAGGGTGGTGTCGGTGCTGGGCTCGCTGGACACCTTCAAGGCGTCGGGCTTTGGCGAGGCGAAGCCGAAGAATTGGGCGAAGTACGGCCTCACCGACGCGTCGAAGGGCGCGGTGCTGCACGGGGCGGACGGGAAGGAGCTGGCGCGGCTGTGGCTGGGCAACGAGGTGAAGGACAAGCCCGGCACGGTGTACGCGCGCGGCTCCGGGCCGGACGTGCTGGAGGTGTCCGCCACGTGGGTGGAGCTGCCCACGAAGCCGGAGGACCTGCTACAGCCCCCGCCCTCCCCCGCCGGTACCGACGGTGGGCCGGACGCGACGGCCACGCCCACGCCGTGAGTCCTGGGGAGCCGCGCCTCACATCCGCTCGGGCTCGATGATGCCCGCGAACGGCTCCCAGCTGTCCTCCATGGTGACGTAGTCGTCGGTGAGCTCCTCGCCCTCGGCGATGTCCCGGAGCGCGAGCGTGTACTGCCGCGTCGGGTCGTTGCCGCAGTTCGGCCTGAGCGAGTGGTTCATGAACCGCGCGTGGTCACCGCACAGCACCAGCGTGCCCCGGTCGCTGTACGCATAGCGCGACAGGAAGGCCTTCATCATCGGAGGCATCGCCTTCAATTCCCCGGGCGTGAAGCGCTGGTCCACTGGCGGGTCGAACCCCCAGACGACCGAGCCCTTCGAGATGGGCTCGCCCGCGAAGAGACCGATGCCGTGGATGCCAGACTGAGCGATGTACGCCTTCACGCGCAGCATGGTGAGTGCCCTCGACTCGCCGGGCCCCGATGCCCTGGCACCGTCCGGTCCGCGCCTCCATGCACAAAAGTATCTATGCAGGGCGCCAGGAGAAGACCCACCCGGGAGCCCCCACTCCGGTGGGCAGCCGGCTACCTCGCGTGAGTCTCCGACCGAGGTCCACTCAGTGCAGCAAGCCCACGTCCACCTGGGGCACCGGCGCATCGATGAAGCGCTCGTAGTCCTGGTCCACCTGGTCCGCGTAGGCACAGGCGAAGTCGGCAACCGACTGCTCGAAGCACGGGCCGCTCCCCAGGTAGCCGGCGATGGCGGCGGCATCTCCCGTGCGCGCGTGGGCCCGGGCGAGCGTGGCGCCGCAGGACTCCGCGTATTCGAGGAACATGGCCGGCTCCATCTTCTCCACGTCCAGCGCGCCCTTCATGTCGCGCAACTGCCTGACGTAGAAGGCCCCCATCCCCTCCACCTCCGTCCACCCGAGGAAGAGGTCCGAGAAGGCCTGCATCCGCTTCTGGCCCACCACCACGCGCTCTCCGGCGCTTCGGAAGCCGCTCGGGCCCAGGTAGGGCTCCAGCACGGACGCCTGCGCCTCCTTCACCTGGAGGACCAACGGGTCATCGCCACCGTTGCCCTGGCACAGCACCACGTACGCCTGGAGCCCCACGCTGCCCACGCCCACCACCTTGAAGCCCCACTCCTGCTGCTGGTACCGCAGGCAGAGGTCCCGCATGGCGCCGTCCAGCGAGGTCAGGTACCCCACGGCCAGCCGCTTCATCCGACGGCGCAGCTCCGCCGCGGAGATGCCCATCTTCACCGAGGCGAGCGGGAAGAGCAGCGGAGGTTGATACGCGAGGTGCCGGCGGCCCTCTCGCTCCTCGGTGAGCTTCTCCACGGCGTGCGCGCTGGTGTGGCGGCGGGCCTTCTCCACCGCCTCCGCCGCCAGCCCGCTCGCGCCATGACAGTCGCGCATGAGCTGCTTCGCGTCCACGCCTCTCGACCACACCTCCAGCAGACCCTGCGGGGCCAGCTCCCGCATCATCAGCCGGTAGGCCTTCACCGCATGACGGGCGGCCTTCCTCCCGTAGCCGAGCCCGTTCTGCCGCGCCGCCACCACGCAGCTCGCGG from Pyxidicoccus trucidator harbors:
- a CDS encoding SET domain-containing protein — protein: MLRVKAYIAQSGIHGIGLFAGEPISKGSVVWGFDPPVDQRFTPGELKAMPPMMKAFLSRYAYSDRGTLVLCGDHARFMNHSLRPNCGNDPTRQYTLALRDIAEGEELTDDYVTMEDSWEPFAGIIEPERM
- a CDS encoding DUF2252 domain-containing protein, translating into MDPEHPSEELGAAKVPLVSAERQQQVRRAPRGRKPSLLSRGDFRSVDERMAAGRALRKRCPRSAHAKWKPFRGRAPLEQLRRSDATRLPWLVPVRHERMAESSFAFLRGTPFVMARDLSHTPVSGLRSQLCGDAHLANFGLFGTPERRLIFDLNDFDETLPGPFEWDVKRLAASCVVAARQNGLGYGRKAARHAVKAYRLMMRELAPQGLLEVWSRGVDAKQLMRDCHGASGLAAEAVEKARRHTSAHAVEKLTEEREGRRHLAYQPPLLFPLASVKMGISAAELRRRMKRLAVGYLTSLDGAMRDLCLRYQQQEWGFKVVGVGSVGLQAYVVLCQGNGGDDPLVLQVKEAQASVLEPYLGPSGFRSAGERVVVGQKRMQAFSDLFLGWTEVEGMGAFYVRQLRDMKGALDVEKMEPAMFLEYAESCGATLARAHARTGDAAAIAGYLGSGPCFEQSVADFACAYADQVDQDYERFIDAPVPQVDVGLLH
- a CDS encoding DUF4340 domain-containing protein — its product is MNQTQKNLVTLLALTAAAAGLGLYAWYGVKEPEERKAEHKEVTEQLFAAHEAGEKGEDGGAPPAPVFTQLTVKASGGTTELVREKDGTWKVTAPVSARAEASVVEAITSTLASSKFAATVEEAPTNADLEKYGLKTPVFTVTAKAYVSDPSRERTVTLYGGIENTFDGSVYVRREGDPKVYAAPGAVRWSLDKDTFTLRSKEFLGPLEEPSLQSIEVKARANAYLLARDTAGTGWRLVKPVAVRADEVKVADLLSGLKEQRALSFPTDTAEARRKLGLEAPVVDARFTPTTGEPVRVRLSAVSEDGATRVYALREQGAHALLGEVPEHALTLLDVGVPELKDKRVLDFRREDVKRAVFHPGGGAEPITVVSVSGTDGGAGVWEVESPKRGKAQHFRVVSVLGSLDTFKASGFGEAKPKNWAKYGLTDASKGAVLHGADGKELARLWLGNEVKDKPGTVYARGSGPDVLEVSATWVELPTKPEDLLQPPPSPAGTDGGPDATATPTP